One window of Drosophila busckii strain San Diego stock center, stock number 13000-0081.31 chromosome 3L, ASM1175060v1, whole genome shotgun sequence genomic DNA carries:
- the LOC108600483 gene encoding zinc finger protein 543 isoform X2, whose translation MAINFSASFAACIAAGLKVPRQIMYCITQDTGQPYVLYKDSQDAERNGAIGASAAQWGSDMYPNIQQQAQQHLSAQQQQQQQQQQQQTAAAQAAAAAAVAAGQQPQSPPGGQEPRDNGSGDGRQQQVSPSSSPYPVQQQQRANGNADDDAMNQLANQNSAPNPNQSSNEPQHASSNGAEPNPHAQQNGGPDPSFQTASDYYAQRHGAPQGGMLSAPGFPPLHYLNKMEQNGGESYALPELLPAQQQQQQQQQQQQQQQQQQQQQQQQQQQQQQPNGAPQNVAQANGAANESVAAAANGAGGAAVATGATGTTGGRTGPGRPHKNKPHSDLRLFKCLTCGKDFKQKSTLLQHDRIHTDARPFPCSECGKRFRQQSHLTQHLRIHANEKPFTCPYCSRSFRQRAILNQHIRIHSGEKPFACPECGKHFRQKAILNQHVRTHQDVSPHLIFKNGPHPTLWPSDVPFPGDEQDTKGDITVGSGGYHDDDSQGTPDGSGGIHYPSYFKDVKGQKILPEVLQHIGVRPANMPLYVRCPICDKEFKQKTTLLQHGCIHIESRPYPCPECGKRFRQQSHLTQHLRIHTNEKPFGCMYCPRFFRQRTILNQHLRIHTGEKPYKCTQCGKDFRQKAILDQHTRTHQGDRPFCCPMPNCRRRFASENEVTKHIDNHMNPNTTKVRRQQQQQQQQQQQVQQQQQQVQQQQQVQQQQQAPSAAVVANHLMNDVKSLAAQQFLNNNNPAAVDNKANILPVRSMAANAAAAAAVAQQSVVKNELYFPQCYGPPFQHPFHAQQQQQQQQPSAAHANGPTPPVTVTVANAVAPGVVVQQNAATSVVAQ comes from the exons atggccATAAATTTCTCGGCCAGCTTTGCCGCCTGCATAGCAGCGGGACTGAAGGTGCCGCGCCAGATTATGTACTGCATCACGCAGGACACAGGACAGCCGTATGTGCTCTACAAGGACTCGCAGGATGCGGAGCGCAATGGCGCAATAGGCGCCAGTGCCGCACAGTGGGGCAGCGACATGTATCCGAACAtacagcagcaggcgcagcaacatttgagtgcacagcagcaacagcaacagcagcagcagcagcaacagacggcagcagcgcaggccgcagcagcagcggcagtggcagcgggacagcagccacaaagtCCGCCGGGCGGGCAGGAGCCGCGTGACAATGGCAGCGGCGATGGACGACAGCAGCAGGTGTCGCCCTCATCGAGTCCATAtcctgtgcagcagcagcaacgtgccAACGGCAATGCCGACGATGATGCCATGAATCAG CTTGCCAATCAGAACTCCGCGCCAAATCCAAACCAAAGCAGCAACGAGCCGCAGCATGCGTCCAGCAATGGCGCCGAGCCGAATCCACATGCGCAGCAGAATGGCGGACCCGATCCCAGCTTCCAGACAGCTTCCGATTACTATGCTCAACGCCATGGGGCGCCGCAGGGCGGCATGCTGAGCGCGCCTGGCTTCCCACCCTTGCACTATCTGAACAAGATGGAGCAGAATGGCGGCGAGTCGTATGCGCTGCCCGAACTGCTGccagcacagcaacagcagcagcagcaacagcagcagcagcagcagcagcaacagcagcagcagcaacagcagcagcagcaacaacaacagcagcagccaaatggcGCGCCACAGAATGTTGCACAAGCGAATGGCGCTGCCAATGAAagcgtcgctgcagctgctaatggcgctggcggcgctgCGGTGGCGACAGGCGCGACGGGGACAACGGGCGGACGTACCGGACCCGGGCGTCCGCACAAGAATAAGCCGCATAGCGATCTGCGTTTGTTCAAGTGCTTGACCTGCGGCAAGGATTTCAAGCAGAAGAGCACGTTGCTCCAGCACGATCGGATACATACGGACGCCCGTCCGTTTCCGTGCTCCGAGTGCGGCAAGCGCTTCCGGCAGCAGTCGCACCTGACGCAACACCTGCGCATTCATGCCAACGAAAAGCCATTCACCTGCCCGTACTGTTCGCGCAGCTTCAGGCAGCGCGCGATTCTCAATCAGCACATACGCATCCATTCGGGTGAGAAGCCCTTCGCCTGCCCCGAGTGCGGCAAGCACTTTCGCCAGAAGGCCATCCTCAATCAGCATGTGCGCACCCACCAAG ATGTCTCGCCGCATCTCATCTTCAAGAACGGACCGCATCCGACGCTGTGGCCCTCGGACGTGCCCTTTCCGGGCGATGAGCAGGACACCAAGGGCGACATTACCGTTGGCAGCGGTGGCTATCATGACGACGATTCCCAAGGCACGCCcgacggcagcggcggcataCACTATCCCTCCTACTTCAAGGACGTCAAGG GTCAAAAGATTCTGCCCGAGGTGCTGCAGCACATTGGCGTGCGGCCAGCGAACATGCCGCTCTATGTGCGCTGCCCCATCTGCGACAAGGAGTTCAAGCAGAAgacgacgctgctgcagcacggCTGCATACACATCGAGTCGCGTCCGTATCCGTGCCCCGAGTGCGGCAAGCGCTTCCGCCAGCAATCGCATCTCACGCAACACTTGCGCATACATACGAACGAGAAACCCTTTGGCTGCATGTACTGTCCGCGTTTCTTCAGACAGCGCACCATTCTGAATCAG CACTTGCGCATTCATACAGGCGAGAAGCCTTACAAGTGCACGCAATGCGGCAAGGACTTTAGACAAAAGGCTATACTGGATCAGCATACGCGCACCCACCAG GGCGATCGTCCGTTCTGCTGTCCCATGCCCAATTGCCGGCGACGCTTTGCCTCGGAGAATGAGGTGACCAAGCATATTGACAACCATATGAATCCCAACACCACCAAGGTgcgtcgccagcagcagcaacaacagcagcagcagcagcaagtgcagcagcagcaacagcaagtgcaacagcagcaacaagtgcagcagcaacaacaagcgccctccgctgctgttgtagcCAATCATTTGATGAACGATGTCAAGAGTCTGGCGGCTCAGCAATtcctcaacaacaacaatcccGCCGCAGTTGATAACAAGGCCAACATCTTGCCGGTGCGCAGCATGGcggcaaatgctgctgccgccgccgctgtggCGCAGCAGTCGGTGGTCAAGAACGAGCTGTACTTTCCACAGTGCTATGGTCCACCCTTTCAGCATCCCTTccatgcgcagcagcaacagcagcagcagcagccaagcgcTGCTCATGCCAATGGACCCACGCCGCCCGTAACGGTTACCGTAGCCAATGCCGTTGCGCCCGGCGTCGTTGTGCAACAGAATGCAGCCACTTCTGTAGTGGCTCAGTGA
- the LOC108600483 gene encoding zinc finger protein 135 isoform X5: protein MAINFSASFAACIAAGLKVPRQIMYCITQDTGQPYVLYKDSQDAERNGAIGASAAQWGSDMYPNIQQQAQQHLSAQQQQQQQQQQQQTAAAQAAAAAAVAAGQQPQSPPGGQEPRDNGSGDGRQQQVSPSSSPYPVQQQQRANGNADDDAMNQLANQNSAPNPNQSSNEPQHASSNGAEPNPHAQQNGGPDPSFQTASDYYAQRHGAPQGGMLSAPGFPPLHYLNKMEQNGGESYALPELLPAQQQQQQQQQQQQQQQQQQQQQQQQQQQQQQPNGAPQNVAQANGAANESVAAAANGAGGAAVATGATGTTGGRTGPGRPHKNKPHSDLRLFKCLTCGKDFKQKSTLLQHDRIHTDARPFPCSECGKRFRQQSHLTQHLRIHANEKPFTCPYCSRSFRQRAILNQHIRIHSDVSPHLIFKNGPHPTLWPSDVPFPGDEQDTKGDITVGSGGYHDDDSQGTPDGSGGIHYPSYFKDVKGQKILPEVLQHIGVRPANMPLYVRCPICDKEFKQKTTLLQHGCIHIESRPYPCPECGKRFRQQSHLTQHLRIHTNEKPFGCMYCPRFFRQRTILNQHLRIHTGEKPYKCTQCGKDFRQKAILDQHTRTHQGDRPFCCPMPNCRRRFASENEVTKHIDNHMNPNTTKVRRQQQQQQQQQQQVQQQQQQVQQQQQVQQQQQAPSAAVVANHLMNDVKSLAAQQFLNNNNPAAVDNKANILPVRSMAANAAAAAAVAQQSVVKNELYFPQCYGPPFQHPFHAQQQQQQQQPSAAHANGPTPPVTVTVANAVAPGVVVQQNAATSVVAQ, encoded by the exons atggccATAAATTTCTCGGCCAGCTTTGCCGCCTGCATAGCAGCGGGACTGAAGGTGCCGCGCCAGATTATGTACTGCATCACGCAGGACACAGGACAGCCGTATGTGCTCTACAAGGACTCGCAGGATGCGGAGCGCAATGGCGCAATAGGCGCCAGTGCCGCACAGTGGGGCAGCGACATGTATCCGAACAtacagcagcaggcgcagcaacatttgagtgcacagcagcaacagcaacagcagcagcagcagcaacagacggcagcagcgcaggccgcagcagcagcggcagtggcagcgggacagcagccacaaagtCCGCCGGGCGGGCAGGAGCCGCGTGACAATGGCAGCGGCGATGGACGACAGCAGCAGGTGTCGCCCTCATCGAGTCCATAtcctgtgcagcagcagcaacgtgccAACGGCAATGCCGACGATGATGCCATGAATCAG CTTGCCAATCAGAACTCCGCGCCAAATCCAAACCAAAGCAGCAACGAGCCGCAGCATGCGTCCAGCAATGGCGCCGAGCCGAATCCACATGCGCAGCAGAATGGCGGACCCGATCCCAGCTTCCAGACAGCTTCCGATTACTATGCTCAACGCCATGGGGCGCCGCAGGGCGGCATGCTGAGCGCGCCTGGCTTCCCACCCTTGCACTATCTGAACAAGATGGAGCAGAATGGCGGCGAGTCGTATGCGCTGCCCGAACTGCTGccagcacagcaacagcagcagcagcaacagcagcagcagcagcagcagcaacagcagcagcagcaacagcagcagcagcaacaacaacagcagcagccaaatggcGCGCCACAGAATGTTGCACAAGCGAATGGCGCTGCCAATGAAagcgtcgctgcagctgctaatggcgctggcggcgctgCGGTGGCGACAGGCGCGACGGGGACAACGGGCGGACGTACCGGACCCGGGCGTCCGCACAAGAATAAGCCGCATAGCGATCTGCGTTTGTTCAAGTGCTTGACCTGCGGCAAGGATTTCAAGCAGAAGAGCACGTTGCTCCAGCACGATCGGATACATACGGACGCCCGTCCGTTTCCGTGCTCCGAGTGCGGCAAGCGCTTCCGGCAGCAGTCGCACCTGACGCAACACCTGCGCATTCATGCCAACGAAAAGCCATTCACCTGCCCGTACTGTTCGCGCAGCTTCAGGCAGCGCGCGATTCTCAATCAGCACATACGCATCCATTCGG ATGTCTCGCCGCATCTCATCTTCAAGAACGGACCGCATCCGACGCTGTGGCCCTCGGACGTGCCCTTTCCGGGCGATGAGCAGGACACCAAGGGCGACATTACCGTTGGCAGCGGTGGCTATCATGACGACGATTCCCAAGGCACGCCcgacggcagcggcggcataCACTATCCCTCCTACTTCAAGGACGTCAAGG GTCAAAAGATTCTGCCCGAGGTGCTGCAGCACATTGGCGTGCGGCCAGCGAACATGCCGCTCTATGTGCGCTGCCCCATCTGCGACAAGGAGTTCAAGCAGAAgacgacgctgctgcagcacggCTGCATACACATCGAGTCGCGTCCGTATCCGTGCCCCGAGTGCGGCAAGCGCTTCCGCCAGCAATCGCATCTCACGCAACACTTGCGCATACATACGAACGAGAAACCCTTTGGCTGCATGTACTGTCCGCGTTTCTTCAGACAGCGCACCATTCTGAATCAG CACTTGCGCATTCATACAGGCGAGAAGCCTTACAAGTGCACGCAATGCGGCAAGGACTTTAGACAAAAGGCTATACTGGATCAGCATACGCGCACCCACCAG GGCGATCGTCCGTTCTGCTGTCCCATGCCCAATTGCCGGCGACGCTTTGCCTCGGAGAATGAGGTGACCAAGCATATTGACAACCATATGAATCCCAACACCACCAAGGTgcgtcgccagcagcagcaacaacagcagcagcagcagcaagtgcagcagcagcaacagcaagtgcaacagcagcaacaagtgcagcagcaacaacaagcgccctccgctgctgttgtagcCAATCATTTGATGAACGATGTCAAGAGTCTGGCGGCTCAGCAATtcctcaacaacaacaatcccGCCGCAGTTGATAACAAGGCCAACATCTTGCCGGTGCGCAGCATGGcggcaaatgctgctgccgccgccgctgtggCGCAGCAGTCGGTGGTCAAGAACGAGCTGTACTTTCCACAGTGCTATGGTCCACCCTTTCAGCATCCCTTccatgcgcagcagcaacagcagcagcagcagccaagcgcTGCTCATGCCAATGGACCCACGCCGCCCGTAACGGTTACCGTAGCCAATGCCGTTGCGCCCGGCGTCGTTGTGCAACAGAATGCAGCCACTTCTGTAGTGGCTCAGTGA
- the LOC108600483 gene encoding zinc finger protein 135 isoform X3, with product MAINFSASFAACIAAGLKVPRQIMYCITQDTGQPYVLYKDSQDAERNGAIGASAAQWGSDMYPNIQQQAQQHLSAQQQQQQQQQQQQTAAAQAAAAAAVAAGQQPQSPPGGQEPRDNGSGDGRQQQVSPSSSPYPVQQQQRANGNADDDAMNQLANQNSAPNPNQSSNEPQHASSNGAEPNPHAQQNGGPDPSFQTASDYYAQRHGAPQGGMLSAPGFPPLHYLNKMEQNGGESYALPELLPAQQQQQQQQQQQQQQQQQQQQQQQQQQQQQQPNGAPQNVAQANGAANESVAAAANGAGGAAVATGATGTTGGRTGPGRPHKNKPHSDLRLFKCLTCGKDFKQKSTLLQHDRIHTDARPFPCSECGKRFRQQSHLTQHLRIHANEKPFTCPYCSRSFRQRAILNQHIRIHSDVSPHLIFKNGPHPTLWPSDVPFPGDEQDTKGDITVGSGGYHDDDSQGTPDGSGGIHYPSYFKDVKAGQKILPEVLQHIGVRPANMPLYVRCPICDKEFKQKTTLLQHGCIHIESRPYPCPECGKRFRQQSHLTQHLRIHTNEKPFGCMYCPRFFRQRTILNQHLRIHTGEKPYKCTQCGKDFRQKAILDQHTRTHQVGDRPFCCPMPNCRRRFASENEVTKHIDNHMNPNTTKVRRQQQQQQQQQQQVQQQQQQVQQQQQVQQQQQAPSAAVVANHLMNDVKSLAAQQFLNNNNPAAVDNKANILPVRSMAANAAAAAAVAQQSVVKNELYFPQCYGPPFQHPFHAQQQQQQQQPSAAHANGPTPPVTVTVANAVAPGVVVQQNAATSVVAQ from the exons atggccATAAATTTCTCGGCCAGCTTTGCCGCCTGCATAGCAGCGGGACTGAAGGTGCCGCGCCAGATTATGTACTGCATCACGCAGGACACAGGACAGCCGTATGTGCTCTACAAGGACTCGCAGGATGCGGAGCGCAATGGCGCAATAGGCGCCAGTGCCGCACAGTGGGGCAGCGACATGTATCCGAACAtacagcagcaggcgcagcaacatttgagtgcacagcagcaacagcaacagcagcagcagcagcaacagacggcagcagcgcaggccgcagcagcagcggcagtggcagcgggacagcagccacaaagtCCGCCGGGCGGGCAGGAGCCGCGTGACAATGGCAGCGGCGATGGACGACAGCAGCAGGTGTCGCCCTCATCGAGTCCATAtcctgtgcagcagcagcaacgtgccAACGGCAATGCCGACGATGATGCCATGAATCAG CTTGCCAATCAGAACTCCGCGCCAAATCCAAACCAAAGCAGCAACGAGCCGCAGCATGCGTCCAGCAATGGCGCCGAGCCGAATCCACATGCGCAGCAGAATGGCGGACCCGATCCCAGCTTCCAGACAGCTTCCGATTACTATGCTCAACGCCATGGGGCGCCGCAGGGCGGCATGCTGAGCGCGCCTGGCTTCCCACCCTTGCACTATCTGAACAAGATGGAGCAGAATGGCGGCGAGTCGTATGCGCTGCCCGAACTGCTGccagcacagcaacagcagcagcagcaacagcagcagcagcagcagcagcaacagcagcagcagcaacagcagcagcagcaacaacaacagcagcagccaaatggcGCGCCACAGAATGTTGCACAAGCGAATGGCGCTGCCAATGAAagcgtcgctgcagctgctaatggcgctggcggcgctgCGGTGGCGACAGGCGCGACGGGGACAACGGGCGGACGTACCGGACCCGGGCGTCCGCACAAGAATAAGCCGCATAGCGATCTGCGTTTGTTCAAGTGCTTGACCTGCGGCAAGGATTTCAAGCAGAAGAGCACGTTGCTCCAGCACGATCGGATACATACGGACGCCCGTCCGTTTCCGTGCTCCGAGTGCGGCAAGCGCTTCCGGCAGCAGTCGCACCTGACGCAACACCTGCGCATTCATGCCAACGAAAAGCCATTCACCTGCCCGTACTGTTCGCGCAGCTTCAGGCAGCGCGCGATTCTCAATCAGCACATACGCATCCATTCGG ATGTCTCGCCGCATCTCATCTTCAAGAACGGACCGCATCCGACGCTGTGGCCCTCGGACGTGCCCTTTCCGGGCGATGAGCAGGACACCAAGGGCGACATTACCGTTGGCAGCGGTGGCTATCATGACGACGATTCCCAAGGCACGCCcgacggcagcggcggcataCACTATCCCTCCTACTTCAAGGACGTCAAGG CAGGTCAAAAGATTCTGCCCGAGGTGCTGCAGCACATTGGCGTGCGGCCAGCGAACATGCCGCTCTATGTGCGCTGCCCCATCTGCGACAAGGAGTTCAAGCAGAAgacgacgctgctgcagcacggCTGCATACACATCGAGTCGCGTCCGTATCCGTGCCCCGAGTGCGGCAAGCGCTTCCGCCAGCAATCGCATCTCACGCAACACTTGCGCATACATACGAACGAGAAACCCTTTGGCTGCATGTACTGTCCGCGTTTCTTCAGACAGCGCACCATTCTGAATCAG CACTTGCGCATTCATACAGGCGAGAAGCCTTACAAGTGCACGCAATGCGGCAAGGACTTTAGACAAAAGGCTATACTGGATCAGCATACGCGCACCCACCAGGTA GGCGATCGTCCGTTCTGCTGTCCCATGCCCAATTGCCGGCGACGCTTTGCCTCGGAGAATGAGGTGACCAAGCATATTGACAACCATATGAATCCCAACACCACCAAGGTgcgtcgccagcagcagcaacaacagcagcagcagcagcaagtgcagcagcagcaacagcaagtgcaacagcagcaacaagtgcagcagcaacaacaagcgccctccgctgctgttgtagcCAATCATTTGATGAACGATGTCAAGAGTCTGGCGGCTCAGCAATtcctcaacaacaacaatcccGCCGCAGTTGATAACAAGGCCAACATCTTGCCGGTGCGCAGCATGGcggcaaatgctgctgccgccgccgctgtggCGCAGCAGTCGGTGGTCAAGAACGAGCTGTACTTTCCACAGTGCTATGGTCCACCCTTTCAGCATCCCTTccatgcgcagcagcaacagcagcagcagcagccaagcgcTGCTCATGCCAATGGACCCACGCCGCCCGTAACGGTTACCGTAGCCAATGCCGTTGCGCCCGGCGTCGTTGTGCAACAGAATGCAGCCACTTCTGTAGTGGCTCAGTGA
- the LOC108600483 gene encoding zinc finger protein 3 homolog isoform X1, whose product MAINFSASFAACIAAGLKVPRQIMYCITQDTGQPYVLYKDSQDAERNGAIGASAAQWGSDMYPNIQQQAQQHLSAQQQQQQQQQQQQTAAAQAAAAAAVAAGQQPQSPPGGQEPRDNGSGDGRQQQVSPSSSPYPVQQQQRANGNADDDAMNQLANQNSAPNPNQSSNEPQHASSNGAEPNPHAQQNGGPDPSFQTASDYYAQRHGAPQGGMLSAPGFPPLHYLNKMEQNGGESYALPELLPAQQQQQQQQQQQQQQQQQQQQQQQQQQQQQQPNGAPQNVAQANGAANESVAAAANGAGGAAVATGATGTTGGRTGPGRPHKNKPHSDLRLFKCLTCGKDFKQKSTLLQHDRIHTDARPFPCSECGKRFRQQSHLTQHLRIHANEKPFTCPYCSRSFRQRAILNQHIRIHSGEKPFACPECGKHFRQKAILNQHVRTHQDVSPHLIFKNGPHPTLWPSDVPFPGDEQDTKGDITVGSGGYHDDDSQGTPDGSGGIHYPSYFKDVKAGQKILPEVLQHIGVRPANMPLYVRCPICDKEFKQKTTLLQHGCIHIESRPYPCPECGKRFRQQSHLTQHLRIHTNEKPFGCMYCPRFFRQRTILNQHLRIHTGEKPYKCTQCGKDFRQKAILDQHTRTHQVGDRPFCCPMPNCRRRFASENEVTKHIDNHMNPNTTKVRRQQQQQQQQQQQVQQQQQQVQQQQQVQQQQQAPSAAVVANHLMNDVKSLAAQQFLNNNNPAAVDNKANILPVRSMAANAAAAAAVAQQSVVKNELYFPQCYGPPFQHPFHAQQQQQQQQPSAAHANGPTPPVTVTVANAVAPGVVVQQNAATSVVAQ is encoded by the exons atggccATAAATTTCTCGGCCAGCTTTGCCGCCTGCATAGCAGCGGGACTGAAGGTGCCGCGCCAGATTATGTACTGCATCACGCAGGACACAGGACAGCCGTATGTGCTCTACAAGGACTCGCAGGATGCGGAGCGCAATGGCGCAATAGGCGCCAGTGCCGCACAGTGGGGCAGCGACATGTATCCGAACAtacagcagcaggcgcagcaacatttgagtgcacagcagcaacagcaacagcagcagcagcagcaacagacggcagcagcgcaggccgcagcagcagcggcagtggcagcgggacagcagccacaaagtCCGCCGGGCGGGCAGGAGCCGCGTGACAATGGCAGCGGCGATGGACGACAGCAGCAGGTGTCGCCCTCATCGAGTCCATAtcctgtgcagcagcagcaacgtgccAACGGCAATGCCGACGATGATGCCATGAATCAG CTTGCCAATCAGAACTCCGCGCCAAATCCAAACCAAAGCAGCAACGAGCCGCAGCATGCGTCCAGCAATGGCGCCGAGCCGAATCCACATGCGCAGCAGAATGGCGGACCCGATCCCAGCTTCCAGACAGCTTCCGATTACTATGCTCAACGCCATGGGGCGCCGCAGGGCGGCATGCTGAGCGCGCCTGGCTTCCCACCCTTGCACTATCTGAACAAGATGGAGCAGAATGGCGGCGAGTCGTATGCGCTGCCCGAACTGCTGccagcacagcaacagcagcagcagcaacagcagcagcagcagcagcagcaacagcagcagcagcaacagcagcagcagcaacaacaacagcagcagccaaatggcGCGCCACAGAATGTTGCACAAGCGAATGGCGCTGCCAATGAAagcgtcgctgcagctgctaatggcgctggcggcgctgCGGTGGCGACAGGCGCGACGGGGACAACGGGCGGACGTACCGGACCCGGGCGTCCGCACAAGAATAAGCCGCATAGCGATCTGCGTTTGTTCAAGTGCTTGACCTGCGGCAAGGATTTCAAGCAGAAGAGCACGTTGCTCCAGCACGATCGGATACATACGGACGCCCGTCCGTTTCCGTGCTCCGAGTGCGGCAAGCGCTTCCGGCAGCAGTCGCACCTGACGCAACACCTGCGCATTCATGCCAACGAAAAGCCATTCACCTGCCCGTACTGTTCGCGCAGCTTCAGGCAGCGCGCGATTCTCAATCAGCACATACGCATCCATTCGGGTGAGAAGCCCTTCGCCTGCCCCGAGTGCGGCAAGCACTTTCGCCAGAAGGCCATCCTCAATCAGCATGTGCGCACCCACCAAG ATGTCTCGCCGCATCTCATCTTCAAGAACGGACCGCATCCGACGCTGTGGCCCTCGGACGTGCCCTTTCCGGGCGATGAGCAGGACACCAAGGGCGACATTACCGTTGGCAGCGGTGGCTATCATGACGACGATTCCCAAGGCACGCCcgacggcagcggcggcataCACTATCCCTCCTACTTCAAGGACGTCAAGG CAGGTCAAAAGATTCTGCCCGAGGTGCTGCAGCACATTGGCGTGCGGCCAGCGAACATGCCGCTCTATGTGCGCTGCCCCATCTGCGACAAGGAGTTCAAGCAGAAgacgacgctgctgcagcacggCTGCATACACATCGAGTCGCGTCCGTATCCGTGCCCCGAGTGCGGCAAGCGCTTCCGCCAGCAATCGCATCTCACGCAACACTTGCGCATACATACGAACGAGAAACCCTTTGGCTGCATGTACTGTCCGCGTTTCTTCAGACAGCGCACCATTCTGAATCAG CACTTGCGCATTCATACAGGCGAGAAGCCTTACAAGTGCACGCAATGCGGCAAGGACTTTAGACAAAAGGCTATACTGGATCAGCATACGCGCACCCACCAGGTA GGCGATCGTCCGTTCTGCTGTCCCATGCCCAATTGCCGGCGACGCTTTGCCTCGGAGAATGAGGTGACCAAGCATATTGACAACCATATGAATCCCAACACCACCAAGGTgcgtcgccagcagcagcaacaacagcagcagcagcagcaagtgcagcagcagcaacagcaagtgcaacagcagcaacaagtgcagcagcaacaacaagcgccctccgctgctgttgtagcCAATCATTTGATGAACGATGTCAAGAGTCTGGCGGCTCAGCAATtcctcaacaacaacaatcccGCCGCAGTTGATAACAAGGCCAACATCTTGCCGGTGCGCAGCATGGcggcaaatgctgctgccgccgccgctgtggCGCAGCAGTCGGTGGTCAAGAACGAGCTGTACTTTCCACAGTGCTATGGTCCACCCTTTCAGCATCCCTTccatgcgcagcagcaacagcagcagcagcagccaagcgcTGCTCATGCCAATGGACCCACGCCGCCCGTAACGGTTACCGTAGCCAATGCCGTTGCGCCCGGCGTCGTTGTGCAACAGAATGCAGCCACTTCTGTAGTGGCTCAGTGA